The Streptomyces sp. NBC_00691 genome has a segment encoding these proteins:
- a CDS encoding NuoB/complex I 20 kDa subunit family protein, with protein MGLEEKLPSGFLLTTVEQAAGWVRKASVFPATFGLACCAIEMMTTGAGRYDLARFGMEVFRGSPRQADLMIVAGRVSQKMAPVLRQVYDQMPNPKWVISMGVCASSGGMFNNYAIVQGVDHIVPVDIYLPGCPPRPEMLLDAILKLHQKIQGSKLGVNAEEAAREAEEAALKALPTIELKGLLR; from the coding sequence ATGGGACTCGAAGAGAAACTCCCGAGCGGCTTTCTGCTGACGACGGTCGAACAGGCCGCGGGCTGGGTGCGCAAGGCGTCCGTGTTCCCCGCGACCTTCGGCCTCGCCTGCTGCGCCATCGAGATGATGACCACCGGAGCCGGCCGGTACGACCTGGCCCGCTTCGGCATGGAGGTCTTCCGCGGCTCACCGCGCCAGGCCGACCTGATGATCGTGGCCGGCCGGGTCAGCCAGAAGATGGCGCCGGTCCTGAGGCAGGTCTACGACCAGATGCCCAACCCCAAGTGGGTCATCTCCATGGGCGTCTGCGCCTCCTCGGGCGGCATGTTCAACAACTACGCGATCGTCCAGGGCGTCGACCACATCGTGCCGGTCGACATCTACCTGCCCGGCTGTCCGCCGCGCCCGGAGATGCTGCTCGACGCGATCCTCAAGCTCCACCAGAAGATCCAGGGCTCCAAGCTCGGCGTGAACGCCGAGGAAGCGGCCCGGGAGGCGGAGGAGGCGGCGCTCAAGGCGCTGCCGACGATCGAACTGAAGGGTCTGCTGAGGTGA
- a CDS encoding NADH-quinone oxidoreductase subunit A translates to MNAYAPVLVLGALGAGFAIFSVVMATLIGPKRYNRAKLEAYECGIEPTPTPAGGGRFPIKYYLTAMLFIVFDIEIVFLYPWAVTFDALGLFGLVEMLLFVLTVFVAYAYVWRRGGLEWD, encoded by the coding sequence GTGAATGCGTACGCGCCCGTCCTCGTGCTCGGTGCCCTGGGTGCGGGGTTTGCGATCTTCTCCGTGGTCATGGCCACGCTTATCGGGCCAAAGCGGTACAACAGGGCAAAACTTGAGGCGTACGAGTGCGGCATCGAGCCGACACCCACTCCCGCCGGAGGCGGCCGCTTCCCGATCAAGTACTACCTGACGGCGATGCTCTTCATCGTCTTCGACATCGAGATCGTCTTCCTCTACCCCTGGGCCGTCACGTTCGACGCCCTGGGGCTTTTCGGGCTCGTGGAGATGCTGCTCTTCGTGCTCACCGTCTTCGTCGCCTACGCGTATGTGTGGCGTCGCGGCGGCCTGGAATGGGACTGA
- a CDS encoding C40 family peptidase codes for MSHTAHIPSHRKPRRSASKLALRAGVAGGVLGTIAVAGAAGPANAEPVTETIEMPTLGSLEAGTGLASAVAASAEASQQEALDQSLQTQENLALQKAAQEAKTAKAQADRKAAAEKAEKARLKAEADAKAEQERKEAQERASRTSERTQLAATSASDGSSDSGSSAGSGDSQTQAPSGSAAAIVAFARAQVGDSYVTGGTGPNSWDCSGLVQAAYREAGIDLPRISYDQSSMGTSVSLSNLQPGDILYWGSRSGSYHVAIYVGGGNYVGAQNSSTGVVERSLDWDMPSGAVRLL; via the coding sequence ATGTCCCACACCGCTCACATACCCAGCCACCGGAAGCCCCGCCGCAGCGCCTCGAAGCTCGCGCTGCGAGCCGGAGTTGCCGGTGGCGTCCTCGGCACCATCGCGGTGGCCGGTGCTGCCGGGCCGGCGAATGCCGAGCCGGTGACCGAGACCATCGAAATGCCCACCCTGGGCTCCCTCGAGGCCGGCACCGGTCTCGCCTCCGCCGTCGCCGCCTCCGCCGAGGCCTCCCAGCAGGAGGCTCTCGACCAGAGCCTCCAGACGCAGGAGAACCTGGCGCTGCAGAAGGCCGCCCAGGAGGCCAAGACGGCCAAGGCCCAGGCCGACCGCAAGGCCGCGGCCGAGAAGGCCGAGAAGGCCCGCCTCAAGGCCGAGGCGGACGCCAAGGCCGAGCAGGAGCGCAAGGAAGCGCAGGAGCGCGCCTCCCGCACGAGCGAGCGCACCCAGCTCGCCGCCACGTCCGCGAGCGACGGCTCCTCGGACTCCGGCTCCTCGGCCGGTTCCGGCGACTCCCAGACGCAGGCCCCCTCCGGCTCCGCCGCCGCGATCGTGGCCTTCGCCCGCGCCCAGGTCGGCGACTCGTACGTCACCGGCGGCACCGGCCCCAACTCGTGGGACTGCTCCGGTCTCGTCCAGGCCGCCTACCGCGAGGCCGGCATCGACCTGCCCCGCATCTCGTACGACCAGTCGAGCATGGGCACCTCCGTCTCCCTGAGCAACCTCCAGCCGGGCGACATCCTGTACTGGGGCAGCCGCAGCGGCTCGTACCACGTCGCGATCTACGTGGGCGGCGGCAACTACGTCGGCGCGCAGAACTCGTCGACCGGTGTCGTCGAGCGCTCCCTGGACTGGGACATGCCCTCCGGCGCGGTCCGTCTCCTCTGA